The sequence below is a genomic window from Pseudomonas cremoricolorata.
GCCCAAAAGGCGGTAGGTGTCGGGCAAGTCATCACCCACCAGATCGAGCAACAACGCCTCGACCTCGGTGTAGTGCAGCAGGTCCATTTCCAGGCCGTCTTCCAGGTCGATCAAGGCATAGCAGATGTCGTCTGCCGCCTCCATCAGGTAGACCAGAGGGTGGCGCGCCCAGCGCTGCGCTTCCAGCTGTGGCAGGCCAAGCTTGTCGGCGATGGTCTGCAACAGGGGCAGCTCGCTCTGGTAGCAGCCGAACTTGTGCTTCTTGTAGCCAAGGGCGTCGGCATGGCGCGCGCTCCAGGGATACTTGAGGTAGGTACCGAGGGTGGCATAGGTCAGGCGCATGCCGCCGTCGAACTGGTGATACTCCAGTTGGGTGAGGACGCGCAGACCTTGCGCATTGCCTTCGAAGTTGAGGAAGTCGGCGCGTTGCGCATCGCTCATGTCATCCAGCCAGCCACGTCCTGCGGCCTGCTGGAACCAGTAGCGGATCGCATCCTCGCCCGAATGTCCGAACGGCGGGTTGCCGATATCGTGGGCCAGGCAGGCCGACTGCACGATCATGCCCAGGTCGCTTGGCTCGCACCAGTCCGGCAACTGATCGCGCAGCGTCTGGCCAACGCCCATGCCCAGCGAGCGGCCCACGCAGCTGACCTCCAGCGAGTGGGTCAGGCGGGTATGGATGTGATCGTTGCTGTACACCGGGTGCACCTGGGTCTTGCGCCCCAGACGGCGAAACGCACCGGAAAAGATGATTCGGTCGTGGTCCTTGTGAAATGGGCTACGGCCCATTTCCTGCGGGCTGGAATGGGCTTTGCCCAAACGCTCGCGGTTCAGCAGGCTATGCCAGTCCAAGGCTGCATCTCCATCGGGTCGAGCGCTGAGCTTGCGCGGGTAGGGGATGCCCGCGCAAGTCAGAAGGTTCAGCGTCGACGGCTTTCGATCAGGGCGCGTACCAGCGGTACCAGGCTGCTGCTCATGCCCAGCAGGCGGGCCAGGCCGCCGCCACGGACGCCCTTGCCGGTCACAAAGCCCAGCGCCACGACGGCTGCCAGGTTCCAGAACGACAGGCGACGGCCATCCAGGCCGTGCTGCACCGAACTGCCCATGTTACGCAGACGGCGGATCGGGTCGAGCAGTTGCGCGGTCTCCAGGCGTACTTCCTGGCGATGCATCTCCATGCGCAGGCGCAGCAGCGCCTTGCGCATTTCCTTGGGGTCTCGGCTGGTTGGCATTTGCGGCAGGCTCATGGCAACAGGCGCTCCCGGTCCTTGGCCAGCTCTTCGAGCGTGGCGCTGAAAGGTGATGATTCATCGAACACTGCCGATTTCAGGCGCAGCGCGCAGAAAACCGCTGCCAGGGCGTAGAACACGCACAAGCCGATGATGCCAGCCAGGCGATAGCTGTCCCAGACCAGTACCAGCAGCAGCCCGGAGAGGGCAGAGAGCAGCAGCAGACCGAACACCAGGGCAAAGCCTGCGAATAGCAGCAGGCGCAGGGTGCGGCCTTTCTGCTCCTGCAACTCGATGCCGAACAGTTCGACGTGGCTATGAAGCAATCCAAGCACGGCAGCGCCCAGGCGTTTGCCGGTCGCTGCTGTACCGACGGCGTCCTTATCCATTACCCGATCCTCAGCGACGGTTGGCCAGAAGGCCGATCAACAGGCCTACGCCTGCAGCGATGCCGACGGCGTGCCAAGGTTTTTCCTGGACATAGGTTTCCACGGTCAGCAACGCTTCCTGGCCTCGCTCGCGAACGTTTTCCTGGGTTTGCTGCAGGCTCTCTCGGGCCTGCACCAGACGCTCGTGAACCTGCTCGCGCAGCTCATCAGCTTGGTCCCCGGCCAGATTGGCGGTGTCGGCGAGCAGTTTTTCCGTATCGCGCACCAGAGCCTGGAAGTCAGCCATGAGGATGTCTTGTGCAGTATTTGCCGATTTGCTGGCCATGAATGGCGCTCCCTGTAAGTGTCTGTGGGTAGTTCGAGTGACTCGCCGTACGGAAGGTTCACTGGGCATGGTTGCGCCAGATAGTGGTGGGCCGGGCAACGGCCCGTGCAGTGCAAGTGTTACAGCGTGGCCGCGGGTCCGAGCTGATCTGGCGCAGATGCGCATGGCCCGGTGCCGAACTAGAATAGTGCCTCGATACACAACACCCATCCAGACTAGGCGCAAAACCACCATGCTGCCCGAATGCCAACTGTACGGCACCCTTGGGTGCCATCTGTGCGAAGTGGCCGAGTCCATGCTCATGCCGTTGGTCGAACATGGCCTGCTGGTCGAACTGCTGGATATCACCGACGATCCGGCGACCTGCGAACGGCTCGCCCTGCGCATTCCGGTGCTGCGTCGCGCAGACACTGGCGCAGAGCTGGACTGGCCGTTCGATACCGCGCAGGTCGTCGCATTTCTGCACACCTCGACGATTTGACGGGCAGCCGAGCAACTCCGTATGCTGTATGTAAATACAGTATCGGGAAGCGCCCATGCTCAATGTCGAGCAACTCAAGTACAGCGTCAACCGTATGGATGTCAGGCGGCTCGAAGATGCCGTGCTGGAACTACGCCTGGAGGGCCTGGTGCTCGACGAACGTACCCCATTCGGCAAGGTGCATTTCAATACCTGCTTTGCCGAGGTCGAGGCGTCGTTTCAGCGTGCTGGCTATCATCGGCCGCTGGATGTGGTGGGTTACCAGGGGCTGGCCTATGCCTTGTACGACCCGGCACGCTGGGATGCCGTGCAGGTGCTGCGCTGGCTCAAGGCGCGCTGCGAGCCGGTCGAGCAGGCTGGCTGAGGCGCCACGCATCGCGGATAATCCGGCGTTTGATTCCGACCCAGGCACCCCATGACTTCCACCTTCGACCCCGCCCAG
It includes:
- a CDS encoding deoxyguanosinetriphosphate triphosphohydrolase, with protein sequence MDWHSLLNRERLGKAHSSPQEMGRSPFHKDHDRIIFSGAFRRLGRKTQVHPVYSNDHIHTRLTHSLEVSCVGRSLGMGVGQTLRDQLPDWCEPSDLGMIVQSACLAHDIGNPPFGHSGEDAIRYWFQQAAGRGWLDDMSDAQRADFLNFEGNAQGLRVLTQLEYHQFDGGMRLTYATLGTYLKYPWSARHADALGYKKHKFGCYQSELPLLQTIADKLGLPQLEAQRWARHPLVYLMEAADDICYALIDLEDGLEMDLLHYTEVEALLLDLVGDDLPDTYRLLGPNDSRRRKLAILRGKAIEHLTNAAAEAFVEQQPALLRGELTGDLVEHMHGPAQRCVLQAKDMARKKIFQDKRKTLHEIGAYTTLEILLNAFCLAALEQQGGRTPSFKSRRVLDLLGNHAPDPNGSLHSAFLRMIDFIAGMTDSYASEMACEMTGRSSPV
- a CDS encoding glutaredoxin family protein; its protein translation is MLPECQLYGTLGCHLCEVAESMLMPLVEHGLLVELLDITDDPATCERLALRIPVLRRADTGAELDWPFDTAQVVAFLHTSTI
- a CDS encoding DUF883 family protein; the protein is MASKSANTAQDILMADFQALVRDTEKLLADTANLAGDQADELREQVHERLVQARESLQQTQENVRERGQEALLTVETYVQEKPWHAVGIAAGVGLLIGLLANRR
- a CDS encoding phage holin family protein, with amino-acid sequence MDKDAVGTAATGKRLGAAVLGLLHSHVELFGIELQEQKGRTLRLLLFAGFALVFGLLLLSALSGLLLVLVWDSYRLAGIIGLCVFYALAAVFCALRLKSAVFDESSPFSATLEELAKDRERLLP